In Citrobacter sp. RHB25-C09, the following proteins share a genomic window:
- a CDS encoding fimbrial chaperone, whose translation MINASIIKSFKTLLLMASFFAAFNASADIVISGTRIVYPQSIKDVVVNLDNHGDKPLLVQTWLDDGRDGVNPQELKLPFIITPPVSRIDPKKGQSVRITYTGTPLPQDRESLFWFNVLEIPPKSKAADKENLNQLQLAFRTRIKFFFRPEGLKGTPGEAAEKLTWSQKKEGNTVKLVAHNNSPYNVSVSMVNVKSGSKAYEVIHQSVQPYSDTAMVVKGLTSTVNGNVEYDTINDYGGTDHHKSAMK comes from the coding sequence ATGATAAATGCTTCAATTATAAAAAGTTTCAAGACCTTATTACTCATGGCATCCTTTTTTGCTGCGTTTAATGCAAGCGCCGATATTGTTATCTCCGGCACGCGTATCGTGTATCCGCAGTCAATTAAAGATGTGGTAGTGAATCTTGATAACCATGGCGATAAGCCCCTTCTGGTGCAAACATGGCTGGACGATGGGCGCGACGGTGTGAACCCACAAGAACTTAAACTTCCGTTCATCATTACGCCGCCAGTATCACGCATTGATCCGAAAAAGGGTCAATCAGTCCGTATTACGTATACCGGCACGCCATTACCACAAGATCGCGAGTCTCTTTTCTGGTTTAACGTTCTGGAAATTCCACCAAAATCAAAAGCGGCAGATAAAGAAAATCTCAACCAGTTACAGCTTGCTTTTAGAACACGGATTAAGTTCTTTTTCCGTCCAGAAGGGCTGAAAGGGACACCCGGCGAAGCGGCAGAAAAATTAACCTGGTCGCAGAAGAAAGAAGGAAACACGGTGAAACTCGTGGCACATAACAATTCACCTTACAATGTTTCCGTCTCAATGGTGAACGTTAAATCCGGTTCCAAAGCGTATGAAGTTATTCATCAGTCGGTACAACCGTACAGTGATACGGCCATGGTGGTTAAAGGTTTAACCTCAACCGTAAATGGTAATGTCGAATATGACACCATTAACGATTACGGTGGAACAGACCATCATAAATCCGCAATGAAATAA
- a CDS encoding fimbrial protein, whose translation MKQNLFSLSIVGTTMLALSGSALAEGTNLDVNFTANIRETTCDMKLVGGAGSDTQQTLTIGNNGQVRLDDVKAGTANATFKIVMVECPASLASLKTTVKGTKSGYLPSGIINQAAPGAADYASVEIARASAPEAPFIVNSTVDTERLVWSPTELQNKEVALVATLRETQPNKMTIGDFQTVATFEFSYE comes from the coding sequence ATGAAACAAAATCTTTTTAGCCTGTCCATCGTTGGCACAACGATGCTGGCGTTATCAGGTTCAGCGCTTGCCGAAGGCACCAATCTGGACGTTAACTTCACCGCCAATATCCGCGAAACCACCTGTGATATGAAACTGGTCGGCGGCGCAGGTTCTGATACGCAGCAAACGCTGACTATTGGTAACAATGGCCAGGTACGACTTGACGATGTCAAAGCCGGAACGGCAAATGCCACTTTCAAAATCGTAATGGTTGAATGCCCGGCGTCGCTGGCCTCATTAAAAACAACCGTAAAAGGAACTAAATCAGGTTATTTGCCATCAGGGATTATTAACCAGGCAGCACCAGGCGCAGCAGATTACGCTTCAGTCGAAATCGCCAGAGCGAGTGCACCTGAAGCCCCCTTTATCGTTAACTCTACCGTGGATACTGAGCGCCTGGTCTGGAGCCCAACAGAACTCCAGAATAAAGAAGTTGCTCTGGTGGCCACCTTACGTGAAACCCAGCCAAACAAAATGACAATTGGCGATTTTCAAACCGTAGCAACCTTTGAATTCAGCTACGAGTGA
- the panC gene encoding pantoate--beta-alanine ligase, protein MLIIETLPLLRQHIRRLRQEGKRIALVPTMGNLHDGHMKLVDEAKARADVVVVSIFVNPMQFDHPDDLARYPRTLQEDCEKLNKRKADLVFAPAPDQIYPQGTEGQTYVEVPGLSTMLEGASRPGHFRGVSTIVSKLFNLVQPDIACFGEKDFQQLALIRKMVADMGYDIEIVGVPIIRAKDGLALSSRNGYLTAEQRKIAPGLYKVMCHISEKLQAGERELEEIIALAEQELTEKGFRADDIQIRDADTLLELTESSQRAVILVAAWLGQARLIDNQTVILTQ, encoded by the coding sequence GTGTTAATAATTGAAACCCTGCCGCTACTGCGCCAGCATATTCGCCGCCTGCGTCAGGAAGGTAAACGCATCGCACTGGTTCCCACAATGGGCAATCTGCACGACGGTCATATGAAACTGGTTGATGAAGCTAAAGCTCGCGCTGACGTGGTGGTGGTGAGTATTTTCGTTAACCCAATGCAGTTTGACCACCCGGACGACCTGGCGCGTTACCCGCGAACACTCCAGGAAGACTGCGAAAAGTTGAATAAGCGCAAAGCCGATCTGGTGTTTGCCCCCGCCCCGGACCAGATTTATCCTCAGGGCACCGAAGGCCAGACCTATGTCGAGGTTCCCGGTCTCTCCACCATGCTGGAAGGTGCCAGCCGCCCCGGGCATTTCCGTGGCGTTTCAACCATCGTGAGCAAACTGTTTAACCTGGTCCAGCCCGATATTGCCTGCTTCGGCGAGAAGGATTTCCAACAGCTGGCGCTGATCCGCAAAATGGTTGCCGACATGGGTTACGACATAGAAATCGTTGGCGTGCCGATTATTCGCGCAAAAGACGGCCTGGCCCTCAGTTCTCGTAACGGTTATCTGACGGCGGAACAGCGTAAGATCGCGCCGGGCTTATACAAAGTGATGTGCCATATAAGTGAAAAGCTCCAGGCGGGAGAACGTGAGCTGGAAGAGATTATTGCCCTTGCCGAGCAGGAACTGACTGAAAAAGGCTTCCGTGCGGATGACATTCAGATCCGCGATGCCGACACCCTGTTAGAGCTGACTGAAAGCAGTCAACGCGCGGTAATTCTGGTTGCCGCATGGCTCGGCCAGGCACGGTTGATCGACAACCAGACCGTGATATTAACCCAGTAG
- the can gene encoding carbonate dehydratase: MKDIDTLISNNALWSKMLVEEDPGFFEKLAQAQKPRFLWIGCSDSRVPAERLTGLEPGELFVHRNVANLVIHTDLNCLSVIQYAVDVLEVEHIIICGHYGCGGVQAAVENPELGLINNWLLHIRDIWFKHSSLLGEMPQERRLDTLCELNVMEQVYNLGHSTIMQSAWKRGQKVTIHGWAYGIHDGLLRDLDVTATNRESLEQRYRQGVSNLSKKHINHK, translated from the coding sequence ATGAAAGACATAGATACACTCATCAGCAACAATGCACTATGGTCAAAAATGCTGGTGGAAGAGGATCCCGGATTTTTTGAGAAACTGGCGCAAGCGCAGAAACCGCGCTTTCTATGGATTGGATGTTCCGACAGCCGCGTTCCTGCCGAACGTTTAACCGGTCTTGAACCTGGCGAATTATTTGTTCACCGTAATGTGGCCAACCTGGTTATCCACACCGATCTGAACTGCCTTTCCGTTATTCAGTATGCCGTTGATGTACTGGAAGTTGAACACATTATTATCTGTGGTCACTATGGCTGTGGCGGCGTTCAGGCAGCGGTCGAAAACCCGGAACTGGGTTTGATCAACAACTGGTTGCTGCACATTCGCGACATCTGGTTCAAACATAGCTCATTGCTCGGCGAAATGCCGCAGGAGCGCCGTCTGGATACCTTATGTGAGCTGAACGTGATGGAGCAGGTGTACAACCTGGGCCATTCCACCATCATGCAATCGGCGTGGAAACGCGGTCAGAAAGTAACAATTCACGGGTGGGCGTACGGCATTCATGATGGCCTGCTGCGCGATCTGGACGTTACCGCGACCAACCGCGAATCGCTGGAGCAGCGCTATCGCCAGGGTGTTTCGAACCTCAGCAAGAAGCACATCAACCACAAATAA
- a CDS encoding fimbrial protein: MISKKYGLALAMATVLAAGSAVAADSDTGTITFHGMVSNNTCQVSLDQKIDQNGNDFDVTLDTVFVKDFANALGTTSTLGEKKFSLSLTGCDPETVKKASAQFASWAGSSSTEGGLLVPPTNAQGTAKNVNLVLSNDGNSATDQIKVDQTNNTQKATIDSTSGAGNLYYRVAYTQGQGWDATANPVSAGTVQAQVAFTMIYE, translated from the coding sequence ATGATTTCTAAGAAGTATGGTTTAGCTTTAGCAATGGCAACGGTTCTGGCAGCTGGCTCCGCAGTAGCAGCAGATTCTGACACAGGTACAATCACTTTCCACGGTATGGTTTCTAACAATACCTGTCAGGTATCCCTCGATCAAAAGATCGATCAAAATGGTAATGATTTTGACGTCACCCTGGACACTGTGTTTGTAAAAGATTTCGCAAATGCGCTGGGTACCACCAGCACCCTGGGCGAGAAGAAGTTCTCCCTGTCTCTGACCGGTTGCGATCCTGAAACTGTTAAGAAAGCGTCTGCACAGTTCGCTTCCTGGGCTGGTTCCAGTTCAACTGAAGGCGGTCTGCTGGTACCACCAACCAACGCTCAGGGTACAGCGAAGAACGTAAACCTGGTACTGTCCAACGACGGTAACTCTGCAACCGATCAGATTAAAGTTGACCAGACCAACAACACTCAGAAAGCCACTATCGATTCAACCAGCGGCGCTGGTAACCTGTACTACCGCGTAGCCTATACCCAGGGTCAGGGTTGGGATGCGACTGCTAACCCAGTATCTGCTGGCACAGTGCAGGCACAGGTTGCCTTCACCATGATTTACGAATAA
- a CDS encoding polysaccharide deacetylase family protein has product MKKYVFLLLLCVSTFVSAALPARYMQTTENAAIWARIGDNTVTVGNVHAGQIISVTPVAADYYEFKFGFGTGFIDKQHLEPVQGKQRVEDSLGDLNKPLSNQNLITWKATPIYNAPNVGSAPFGVLAENLRYPIISKLKDRLNQTWYQIRIGERLAWISALDAQEDTGLPVLTYHHILRDEENTRFRHTSTTTSVRAFSNQMTWLRDQGYATLSMQQLEGYVRNNMNLPAKAVVITFDDGLKSVSRYAYPVLKQYGMKATAFIISSRIKGRPQKWDPKSLQFMSVSELNDIRDVFDFQSHTHFLHRVDGYKHPILLSRSEHNILMDFKRSRRALAQFNSHVLYLSYPFGGYNAKAVQAAQQAGFHLAVTTVKGKVKPGDNPFLLKRLYILRTDSLETMSRLISNQPRG; this is encoded by the coding sequence ATGAAGAAATACGTTTTCCTTTTGCTGCTGTGCGTATCGACGTTCGTCAGCGCGGCGTTGCCTGCCCGCTATATGCAAACTACTGAAAATGCCGCCATCTGGGCACGTATCGGTGATAACACTGTGACCGTGGGAAATGTTCATGCCGGGCAGATTATTTCCGTCACTCCGGTCGCGGCGGACTATTACGAATTCAAATTTGGTTTCGGTACCGGATTTATCGACAAACAGCACCTTGAACCGGTACAAGGCAAGCAGCGCGTCGAGGATAGTCTGGGCGATCTGAATAAACCGCTCAGCAATCAGAATTTGATAACCTGGAAAGCCACGCCGATTTATAACGCGCCGAATGTCGGCAGCGCGCCGTTTGGTGTGCTGGCAGAGAATCTGCGCTATCCCATTATTAGTAAGCTCAAGGATCGGTTAAATCAGACCTGGTATCAGATCCGTATCGGCGAGCGACTGGCGTGGATTAGCGCACTCGATGCGCAGGAAGACACCGGTTTGCCCGTGCTAACGTATCACCATATTCTTCGCGATGAAGAGAATACCCGCTTTCGTCACACCTCAACCACCACTTCAGTTCGTGCGTTCAGTAACCAGATGACCTGGTTACGCGATCAGGGCTACGCGACGTTGTCGATGCAGCAACTGGAAGGGTATGTCCGCAACAACATGAACCTGCCTGCGAAGGCGGTGGTGATTACCTTTGACGATGGTCTGAAGTCGGTGAGTCGCTACGCGTATCCGGTGCTGAAGCAGTACGGCATGAAGGCCACTGCGTTTATTATCTCGTCGCGCATTAAAGGCCGTCCGCAGAAATGGGATCCAAAATCACTTCAGTTTATGAGCGTTTCAGAGTTAAACGACATTCGCGATGTGTTTGATTTTCAGTCGCACACCCATTTTCTACATCGGGTAGATGGCTATAAGCATCCCATTTTGCTGAGCCGCAGCGAGCACAATATTCTGATGGATTTTAAGCGATCGCGTCGTGCGCTTGCCCAGTTTAATTCGCACGTGCTTTATCTTTCCTATCCGTTCGGCGGCTATAACGCAAAGGCGGTGCAGGCCGCGCAACAGGCCGGGTTTCACTTAGCGGTGACGACGGTAAAAGGGAAGGTGAAACCGGGGGATAATCCGTTCTTACTGAAACGCCTGTATATCTTAAGAACGGATTCGCTGGAGACAATGTCGCGGCTGATCAGCAATCAGCCGCGGGGGTAG
- a CDS encoding fimbrial protein StkG, which produces MKKHFVLLAVAMLGISGMSRADLQECKFYGDEDVLIMSPGVQPVITPLPVGTVTTPTLISNTIVMETTPALKSHCSGGNDGENVYQMTNNAMLEGYIDDKATFRTNIPGIVYTLAFYPDGNGVSAWFPPNPNGWYETANGGENEDQFQEKTWHVRMEFWQTNGFTGVPSDENFLTASGGPIGQIILGNPNGTSVYDHPRPLVNMSEMSFSIPLNRPSCILRAPTTVNLGDWYPAEVENGSTDKVEFHITGTCVNTTYVHYTLSSTHTTTDKKYFTNAIVDNSGVSAAGGVGVMILDSPNSNYPVPADSYDRVIAVGEMYGDPVNIVDKALAAQLVKIGSEPVTVGAFGSSVTFQVTYE; this is translated from the coding sequence ATGAAAAAACATTTCGTTCTCTTAGCCGTTGCAATGCTTGGTATTTCAGGCATGTCACGTGCAGATTTGCAGGAATGCAAATTTTACGGTGATGAAGATGTGTTGATTATGTCGCCAGGCGTACAGCCTGTGATTACCCCCCTCCCCGTCGGCACGGTCACCACGCCAACCTTAATCAGTAATACGATCGTTATGGAGACAACGCCTGCATTGAAATCCCACTGTTCAGGCGGTAATGATGGCGAAAACGTTTACCAAATGACCAATAACGCAATGCTGGAAGGTTATATCGACGATAAAGCGACGTTCAGAACCAACATCCCCGGCATCGTTTATACGCTGGCATTCTATCCCGATGGCAATGGCGTTTCAGCGTGGTTCCCCCCCAATCCTAACGGATGGTACGAAACGGCTAACGGCGGAGAAAATGAAGATCAGTTCCAGGAGAAAACCTGGCATGTTCGTATGGAATTCTGGCAGACAAACGGGTTTACGGGTGTGCCCTCTGATGAAAACTTTTTAACGGCAAGCGGCGGTCCTATTGGTCAAATAATTCTTGGTAATCCAAATGGAACCTCTGTATATGACCATCCACGTCCATTGGTTAATATGTCAGAAATGTCTTTTAGCATTCCGTTAAATCGGCCTAGCTGCATACTGCGTGCCCCGACGACAGTTAACCTTGGAGACTGGTATCCCGCTGAAGTCGAGAATGGAAGTACTGATAAAGTCGAATTTCATATTACGGGGACTTGCGTAAACACAACGTATGTTCACTACACTCTCTCCTCAACGCATACGACCACCGACAAGAAATATTTCACCAATGCCATCGTGGATAACAGTGGTGTGAGCGCCGCCGGAGGAGTAGGAGTCATGATTCTGGACTCACCAAACTCGAACTACCCTGTCCCTGCGGACAGTTATGACCGTGTCATCGCTGTTGGAGAAATGTACGGAGATCCCGTAAATATTGTCGATAAAGCACTAGCAGCCCAATTGGTTAAGATCGGTAGCGAACCGGTAACTGTCGGAGCATTCGGTAGCAGCGTCACGTTCCAGGTAACTTACGAGTAA
- a CDS encoding fimbrial-like protein has product MQLSALKLHQTGLMLLIGLAGSTLPGVSQASSGVDVNLTANIVNNTCRLSVENGGEIYLPTVARDWFYNNDKSDRLSPTDDEAGTPFTIHIDNCYVSSGDSASVSQLKFSFTPQNGFWNNQKQVFKNDATAGAAENVGIVIFSDTFKANVLKSDGSSNVIYDVSGNSENYIKDYGFYARYQNVGAITSGVVMSNVLVNVTYE; this is encoded by the coding sequence ATGCAACTATCAGCGTTAAAATTACACCAGACCGGTCTGATGTTGCTTATCGGTCTGGCTGGTAGCACTCTGCCTGGCGTAAGCCAGGCAAGTTCAGGTGTAGACGTAAACCTGACAGCAAATATTGTTAATAATACTTGCCGGTTAAGTGTTGAAAACGGTGGAGAGATATATTTACCGACCGTAGCACGCGACTGGTTTTATAACAACGACAAGAGCGATCGTTTATCGCCAACCGATGATGAAGCAGGCACACCTTTCACTATTCACATAGACAACTGCTATGTAAGTAGCGGAGATAGCGCGAGCGTAAGCCAGTTAAAATTTAGCTTTACCCCACAAAATGGTTTCTGGAATAACCAGAAGCAGGTGTTTAAAAATGACGCCACCGCAGGTGCGGCAGAAAATGTGGGTATCGTTATTTTTTCTGATACGTTCAAGGCTAATGTTTTGAAGAGCGATGGCAGTTCTAACGTTATTTATGATGTCAGTGGAAATAGTGAGAATTATATAAAGGATTATGGGTTTTACGCGCGTTATCAGAATGTTGGAGCTATTACCAGCGGAGTGGTCATGAGTAATGTTCTGGTTAATGTGACTTACGAATAA
- a CDS encoding ABC transporter ATP-binding protein, which yields MTIALELQQLKKTYPGGVQALRGIDLQVDAGDFYALLGPNGAGKSTTIGIISSLVNKSSGRVSVFGYDLEKDVVNAKRQLGLVPQEFNFNPFETVQQIVVNQAGYYGVERKEAIERSEKYLKQLDLWEKRNERARMLSGGMKRRLMIARALMHEPKLLILDEPTAGVDIELRRSMWGFLKDLNDKGTTIILTTHYLEEAEMLCRNIGIIQHGELVENTSMKELLSKLKSETFILDLAAKSPLPKLNGYQYRLVDTSTLEVEVLREQGINSVFSQLSEQGIQVLSMRNKANRLEELFVSLVQEKQGDRK from the coding sequence ATGACCATTGCACTGGAACTTCAACAACTTAAAAAAACGTATCCCGGTGGCGTTCAGGCGCTGCGGGGGATAGATTTACAGGTGGATGCGGGGGATTTCTACGCGCTTCTGGGGCCAAACGGAGCCGGGAAATCGACCACTATCGGCATCATTAGCTCCCTGGTTAATAAATCTTCCGGGCGCGTTAGCGTCTTTGGTTACGATCTCGAAAAAGATGTCGTCAACGCCAAACGCCAACTCGGGCTGGTGCCGCAGGAGTTTAACTTCAACCCCTTTGAGACGGTGCAGCAGATTGTCGTCAATCAGGCGGGTTACTACGGCGTTGAGCGTAAAGAGGCCATTGAACGGAGCGAAAAGTATTTAAAACAGCTCGATCTGTGGGAAAAACGCAATGAACGTGCGCGGATGTTATCCGGTGGGATGAAGCGTCGTCTTATGATTGCCCGCGCGCTGATGCATGAGCCAAAACTGCTGATCCTCGACGAACCGACGGCGGGTGTCGATATTGAACTGCGTCGTTCAATGTGGGGCTTTTTGAAGGATCTCAATGACAAAGGCACCACCATTATTTTGACCACCCACTACCTGGAAGAGGCCGAAATGCTGTGCCGGAATATCGGCATTATTCAGCACGGTGAACTGGTCGAAAATACCTCAATGAAGGAGCTGCTTTCCAAGCTGAAATCGGAAACCTTCATTCTCGATCTTGCGGCCAAAAGCCCGCTGCCAAAGCTAAATGGCTACCAGTATCGTTTGGTGGATACCTCAACGCTGGAAGTGGAAGTTCTGCGCGAGCAGGGCATCAACAGCGTTTTCAGCCAGCTTAGCGAACAGGGGATCCAGGTATTAAGTATGCGTAACAAAGCGAACCGCCTTGAGGAACTGTTTGTCTCTCTGGTTCAGGAAAAACAAGGAGATCGCAAATGA
- the panD gene encoding aspartate 1-decarboxylase has product MIRTMLQGKLHRVKVTQADLHYEGSCAIDQDFLDAAGILENEAIDIWNVSNGKRFSTYAIAAERGSRIISVNGAAAHCASVGDIVIIASFVTMSDEEARRWQPKVAYFEGDNEMKRTAKAIPVQVA; this is encoded by the coding sequence ATGATTCGCACAATGCTGCAAGGCAAGCTCCACCGCGTTAAAGTGACGCAGGCGGACCTGCACTACGAAGGTTCCTGTGCCATTGACCAGGATTTCCTCGACGCCGCCGGTATTCTCGAAAATGAGGCCATTGATATCTGGAATGTAAGCAATGGCAAACGCTTTTCAACCTACGCGATCGCCGCAGAACGCGGCTCCCGCATCATCTCTGTCAACGGTGCGGCAGCGCACTGTGCCAGCGTAGGTGATATCGTGATTATCGCCAGCTTCGTGACCATGTCTGATGAAGAAGCCCGCCGCTGGCAGCCAAAAGTCGCTTATTTTGAAGGCGACAATGAAATGAAGCGTACCGCCAAGGCCATTCCGGTCCAGGTTGCCTGA
- a CDS encoding fimbrial protein produces the protein MKMKSTFMALSVSALLFSGMASAAITGTSSVELTIKSKIVSGTCTAKVLNNAGTETTTVAFGDVYKSDLVNKTRVEPLKISFTNCSGVTKATVSAAKGSGGACTGTGGNGDSYSGGLETGFEVWSGIVDTGLLMSCNTPPAAQEVTITNGAGEFPMNSRIVIAKDKTIDDVGTGAVTAPVTFTIAYP, from the coding sequence ATGAAAATGAAATCAACTTTTATGGCCCTGTCCGTTTCTGCCCTTCTGTTCTCTGGAATGGCGAGTGCAGCAATTACAGGTACCAGCAGTGTCGAACTGACGATTAAATCAAAAATTGTATCAGGCACGTGTACAGCAAAAGTGCTCAATAACGCGGGAACTGAAACAACCACAGTGGCATTCGGCGATGTTTATAAATCAGACCTCGTGAATAAAACACGCGTTGAACCACTTAAAATTTCCTTTACCAACTGTTCTGGGGTAACCAAAGCGACGGTATCTGCTGCGAAAGGCTCTGGTGGGGCATGTACTGGCACTGGCGGGAATGGTGATTCTTACTCCGGTGGATTAGAGACAGGCTTCGAAGTCTGGTCCGGTATCGTTGATACCGGTCTGCTGATGAGTTGTAACACTCCGCCAGCGGCTCAGGAAGTGACCATTACCAACGGTGCCGGCGAGTTCCCGATGAACTCTCGTATCGTGATTGCGAAAGATAAGACCATTGATGATGTGGGCACTGGTGCCGTAACCGCGCCTGTAACCTTCACTATAGCGTACCCGTAA
- a CDS encoding PTS sugar transporter subunit IIA, with the protein MLGWVITCHDDKAEELLSRLEKKHGPLAQCRAVNFWHGLSANMLSRMLCDALHQTDTGEGVIFLTDVPGAAPYRVASLLSHKHPQCEVISGINLSLLEQMIPHRHSLTSPAFRDRIVSLGEPEVTSLWHQQQKNPPFVLLHDLYDC; encoded by the coding sequence ATGTTAGGTTGGGTTATTACCTGTCACGACGATAAAGCTGAAGAGTTGCTGAGTCGTCTGGAAAAAAAGCACGGTCCTCTGGCGCAATGTCGGGCGGTCAATTTCTGGCATGGGCTGAGTGCCAATATGCTGAGCCGAATGTTATGCGACGCGTTACATCAAACGGATACCGGCGAGGGCGTCATATTCTTAACCGATGTTCCGGGCGCTGCGCCTTATCGCGTCGCGTCGTTGCTGAGTCATAAGCATCCACAATGCGAAGTCATTTCCGGCATCAATTTGTCACTGCTCGAACAGATGATTCCACATCGTCATTCACTGACCAGCCCGGCGTTTCGCGATCGCATCGTTTCCCTTGGCGAACCGGAAGTCACCAGCCTCTGGCATCAACAGCAGAAAAATCCGCCGTTTGTTCTGCTCCATGATCTGTATGACTGTTAG
- a CDS encoding ABC transporter permease, with product MMQLYWVALKSIWAKEINRFMRIWVQTLVPPVITMTLYFIIFGNLIGSRIGEMHGFSYMQFIVPGLIMMAVITNAYANVASSFFSAKFQRNIEELLVAPVPTHVIIAGFVGGGVARGLCVGVLVTAISLFFVPFQVHSWLFVALTLLLTAVLFSLAGLLNAVFAKTFDDISLIPTFVLTPLTYLGGVFYSLTLLPPFWQGLSQLNPIVYMISGFRYGFLGIHDVPLVTTFGVLVVFIVAFYLICWSLIQRGRGLRS from the coding sequence ATGATGCAGCTTTACTGGGTTGCGCTAAAAAGCATCTGGGCGAAAGAAATTAACCGCTTTATGCGTATCTGGGTGCAAACGCTGGTCCCGCCGGTGATTACCATGACGCTTTACTTCATTATTTTCGGCAACCTGATTGGTTCGCGTATTGGTGAGATGCACGGTTTTAGCTATATGCAGTTTATCGTGCCGGGGCTGATTATGATGGCGGTGATTACCAACGCCTATGCCAACGTGGCCTCATCGTTCTTTAGCGCCAAGTTCCAGCGCAACATTGAAGAACTGTTGGTCGCGCCGGTGCCGACGCATGTCATTATTGCCGGGTTTGTTGGCGGCGGTGTGGCGCGTGGCCTGTGCGTGGGGGTTCTGGTAACGGCGATTTCGCTGTTTTTTGTACCGTTCCAGGTGCACTCGTGGCTGTTTGTCGCGCTGACGCTGCTCTTAACCGCCGTGCTGTTTTCGCTCGCCGGTTTGCTGAATGCGGTATTCGCCAAAACCTTCGATGACATCAGCCTGATCCCCACCTTCGTGCTGACGCCGCTGACTTACCTTGGCGGGGTGTTTTATTCCCTGACGCTGCTGCCGCCGTTCTGGCAAGGTTTGTCGCAGTTGAACCCGATTGTCTACATGATCAGCGGTTTTCGCTACGGTTTCCTGGGCATTCACGACGTTCCGCTGGTGACGACGTTCGGCGTGCTGGTGGTCTTTATCGTGGCGTTCTATCTGATCTGCTGGTCGTTGATTCAACGTGGCCGTGGATTGCGGAGCTGA
- the hpt gene encoding hypoxanthine phosphoribosyltransferase, with protein sequence MKHTVEVMIPEAEIKARIAELGRQITERYKDSGSDMVLVGLLRGSFMFMADLCREVQVSHEVDFMTASSYGSGMSTTRDVKILKDLDEDIRGKDVLIVEDIIDSGNTLSKVREILSLREPKSLAICTLLDKPSRREVNVPVEYVGFSIPDEFVVGYGIDYAQRYRHLPYVGKVVLLDE encoded by the coding sequence ATGAAACATACTGTAGAAGTCATGATCCCCGAAGCGGAGATCAAAGCGCGTATCGCCGAGCTTGGGCGTCAGATCACTGAACGTTATAAAGACAGCGGCAGTGATATGGTGCTGGTTGGTCTGCTGCGCGGCTCATTTATGTTTATGGCGGACCTGTGTCGTGAAGTCCAGGTATCTCATGAAGTCGATTTTATGACCGCCTCCAGCTACGGTAGCGGTATGTCCACCACCCGTGATGTGAAAATCCTTAAAGACCTGGATGAAGACATTCGTGGTAAAGACGTGCTGATTGTGGAAGATATTATCGACTCCGGGAACACGCTGTCGAAAGTGCGTGAGATCCTGAGTCTGCGTGAGCCGAAATCACTGGCTATTTGTACGCTGCTGGATAAACCGTCGCGCCGTGAAGTGAACGTGCCGGTGGAATATGTCGGCTTCTCGATTCCGGATGAGTTTGTGGTGGGCTACGGAATTGATTATGCCCAGCGTTACCGCCATCTGCCGTATGTGGGCAAAGTGGTTCTGCTGGACGAGTAA